The sequence TAAGACGTGGACTCCAAGATGGTACTTTCAGCATACAGTCTTGCTACTTTTAATCTGAGAACAAGATtgttacagtaaaaaaaaatgtaataataatatatacagtgccttgcgaaagtattcgccccccttgaactttgcgaccttttgccacatttcaggcttcaaacataaagatataaaactgtatttttttgtgaagaatcaacaacaagtgggacacaatcatgaagtggaacgacatttattggatatttaaaacttttttaacaaatcaaaaactgaaaaattgggcgtgcaaaattattcagcccccttaagttaatactttgtagcgccaccttttgctacgattacagctgtaagtcgcttggggtatgtctctatcagttttgcacatcgagagactgaaatcttttcccattcctccttgcaaaacagctcgagctcagtgaggttggatggagagcatttgtgaacaacagttttcagttctttccacagattctcgattggattcaggtctggactttgacttggcattctaacacctggatatgtttatttttgaaccattccattgtagattttgcgtTATGTTttagatcattgtcttgttggaagacaaatctccgtcccagtctcaggtcttttgcagactccatcaggatttcttccagaatggtcctgtatttggctccatccatcttcccatcaattttaatcatcttcactgtccctgctgaagaaaagcaggcccaaaccatgatgctgccaccaccatgtttgacagtggggatggtgtggtcagggtaatGAGCTGttttgcttttacgccaaacataacgttttgcattgttgccaaaaagttcaattttggtttcatctgaccagagcaccttcttccacatgtttggtgtgtctcccaggtggcttgtggcaaactttaaacaacactttttatggatacctttaagaaatggctttcttcttgcctctcttccataaaggccagatttgtgcaatgtacgactgattgttgtcctatggacagagtctcccacctcagctgtagatctctgcagttcatccagagtgatcatgggcctcttggctgcatctctgatcagtcttctccttgtatgagctgaaagtttagagggacggccaggtcttggtagatttgcagtggtctgatactccttccatttcaatattatcgcttgcacagtgctccttgggatgtttaaagcttgggaaatatttttgtatccaaatccggctttaaatttCTTCACatcagtatctcggacctgcctggtgtgttccttgttcttcatgatgctctctgcgcttttaacggacctctgagactatcacagtgcaggtgcatttatacagagacttgattacacacaggtggattttatttatcatcattagtcatttaggtcaacattggatcattcagagatcctcactgaacttctggagagagtttgctgcactgaaagtaaaggggctgaataattttgcacgcccaatttttcagtttttgatttgttaaaaaggttttaaatatcaaataaatgtcattccacttcatgattgtgtcccacttgttgttgattcttcacaaaaaaatacagttttatatctttatgtttgaagcctgaaatgtggcaaaaggtcgcaaagttcaagggggccgaatactttcgcaaggcactgtataaaactGTTTCTCTGTATTCTCCTCCGTATTCTCTGAAGGTTCATCTCCATCAGCCTGGTCTCAATTCCAGCATACCCTTAGACATGGTCCCTGACTCTGTTGACGACATGTACAACGGCTGCACTGAACAAATGTACAAGGTGGAGAAGGAATATCTTGTACATGAAAACAAAGAGCCCTTCAAAACTGCCTGGAAGTGGGCCGAAAGTTGTGCAAAAAATGTGAAGGAACGATTCCGAAAGGACAATTCTGAGTACAATGTTGGCGACAAACTTTCCCATAATCATATCAAGGCTATCTGTGCTTACACAACAGGTCATCCTTCAATACACTCAGAGTTCAACCAAGCAGTCCGGACCAATAGATATGAGTATACAACCTCCTTCAAGTTCCACTCCCTGCATTTCCTCCTGACTGACGCCATTCGCCTTCTGAAAAAAAAACAATCTTGTCACATCACATACAGAAGAACCAAAATGAAGTTTGTGGGTAAAGTTAACAAAACTATTAGATTTGGCTACTTTGCCTCCAGCTCTCTTAACAAGGACAATTCTGAATTTGGAGAAAAGTCCTGCTTTGAGATAGAGACGTGTTTTGGCGCTTACCTGAAGTCCTTCCCCAAAATGGGGACAAAAGAAGAGGAGGTGTTGATTCCACCCTATGAAGTGTTCAACGTTACTGAGGTACTCAAGAAAGAAGATCATCCAACACTTTGGTGTGATGTTGTGAACAAACTACAGAGCACCAAAATAGCCAAGAGTAACCTGAATTGCAAAATGTTTAATTAAGAAGCCAATTATTAATTAAGAAAATTAACATTGAGTCATTGTCCCTAAAGAGGATGTAATTCAACCAGCTCAGCTTGTTATTCTCACGCTtcttacaaaaaaaatacaataaaatgttGAGTGAGCATAGTTTCTATTGTAATACGTTAATTGGTTTATTTGTGGATGTTACATACAAACCTCATCCTGACCACCAGAAATAGTGATTGTTAAGATGTTTGTATTAACCTGTGTATCAGACTCCATAGGAGACTTTAAAGCACTTTTATACCTTCTGCAGCTTGTGGCAAAATGAATAAAGAAAATCGTTGAGCAAGAATACTGTATTCGTCATGTATTTTTTGTTTAAACTATTAGCGTACTACGTTTAGACAAAGTGAAATTAATCCATGGATCAATCCATAATATTACATGACAAGTTTAATTGTTCAATAAAGTTATGCTTAATTACTTCCTCCGAGGTGGCACATAAAGCCACAAATAAAGTGATACCCGAAACTACCAAtaccaattttttttaaatcccatgAAACATTCAAAATCGTGTAAAAACATTAAAACATTTACTACTTTCACAAAAAGACAACATAAGGCATCATGGAATTATACAATTAATGTTCTTCCATAGAATACTTCTAACAGAATAACATAGCTTCTGGCCAATCATATGACCAAATAAGGATTGACTGGCTGGCTCCACAGTACTGTTACAGAGCAAAGTTGGCGTCTTGACTTAAATTGGCCGATAGGCGTCACTCATCACCAGATTCTCAGAGCAGGTGGGGCCCCACCCCTGCTGTCCCTGATTGGCTCCCCTCCTATTTCTGTCCTCCAATGGGGTGCAAATACACATGTGATTCTCTGCTGGTTGGTTAATAAATCAATATGcagcacagagaaacacacacactcagtcaagTGAAGaagtctccctcccttcctcacccccaccacctctctctctctctctctctctctctctctctctctctctctctctctctctctctcactgtatcttcttccttcctccctccctccatccccccctctctctctctctctctctctctctcactgtatcttcttcctacctccctccctccatccccctctctctctctctcatctctctgtccctccctccctcaggttGGAGGTGTGCAGGACCAGGATGGAGCCTCTGGCTCCCAGGTAGAGTGTGTCAGAGCTGGGGTCCAGCAGGAGGACGCTGGTGTTGGTCACCTCCAGAACTGTGCCTGATGAATAAATTAACTAAGCTGATGCTGTGTGGTTTGTTTATTAATTTGGGTCTAAAAACAAGACATAACCAATGAGTTTTCAAATAGAATAATGGACATTTTACAGTATATCTCTAATTTCTCAGCATACCATAGATTAAAACAGCCtttttcaaacctctcctctggagCCCCAGACATTAATTGTTGTAGCCCTGAACTAGGATGCCTGATTTGAATAGTTAAAGGCTTCATAATTAGTTGGCAAGTTGTGTGTACTACGTAGTTCTGGAATTGTTCAAATACATGGGATGGCTGCGGGTCCCTGAGAAGAGGTTTGAAAAAGGTTTAAACAATAAACTCAATACCAGTATTTTCACTGACAAGACACCTTCTCACACAGCCAATATATCGCtttgttggagagagagagagaaaacaaatcttggtcctcctctccctctccatccccgtCGTTGGGCTCTCCTTTCCTCCAGAGGCTGGAGAAAACACACAAAGATAGGGCTGGATTCAACCACGGCTGGCTGGTGGCACTATAATTGGGGAGGAAGGGCTCATGGTAATGGTTGGAATAGAATGGTGTCAAACACATGGtgtccatggtttccatgtgtttgatactactccattcactccattccagccattattgtgagccatcctcccctcacctGCCTCCCCTGGCAACCAAACCACTTCAACACTTATGCATTCTCTTGTTTAGCGATATTGAGACATTACAGTTTGATTGTCCGCATGGTCAGTAGTATCTAGTCTATTGATGCAAGGAGCATCAAGTGGCCTTCCACATCTGCCTATAGTGGCCTTCCACATCTGTCTATAGTGGCCTTCCACATCTGTCTATAGTGGCCTTCCACATCTGCCTATAG is a genomic window of Oncorhynchus masou masou isolate Uvic2021 unplaced genomic scaffold, UVic_Omas_1.1 unplaced_scaffold_1282, whole genome shotgun sequence containing:
- the LOC135530179 gene encoding T-cell ecto-ADP-ribosyltransferase 1-like isoform X1, translated to MERDNILTFAVLCVFHVWTLGVDSKMVHLHQPGLNSSIPLDMVPDSVDDMYNGCTEQMYKVEKEYLVHENKEPFKTAWKWAESCAKNVKERFRKDNSEYNVGDKLSHNHIKAICAYTTGHPSIHSEFNQAVRTNRYEYTTSFKFHSLHFLLTDAIRLLKKKQSCHITYRRTKMKFVGKVNKTIRFGYFASSSLNKDNSEFGEKSCFEIETCFGAYLKSFPKMGTKEEEVLIPPYEVFNVTEVLKKEDHPTLWCDVVNKLQSTKIAKSNLNCKMFN
- the LOC135530179 gene encoding T-cell ecto-ADP-ribosyltransferase 1-like isoform X2, whose amino-acid sequence is MVHLHQPGLNSSIPLDMVPDSVDDMYNGCTEQMYKVEKEYLVHENKEPFKTAWKWAESCAKNVKERFRKDNSEYNVGDKLSHNHIKAICAYTTGHPSIHSEFNQAVRTNRYEYTTSFKFHSLHFLLTDAIRLLKKKQSCHITYRRTKMKFVGKVNKTIRFGYFASSSLNKDNSEFGEKSCFEIETCFGAYLKSFPKMGTKEEEVLIPPYEVFNVTEVLKKEDHPTLWCDVVNKLQSTKIAKSNLNCKMFN